In Streptomyces sp. NBC_00433, a single genomic region encodes these proteins:
- a CDS encoding response regulator transcription factor, producing MTTPEPIRVLLADDQTLVRAAFAMLIESARDMEVVGQAGNGLEAVERARSSRADVIVMDIRMPEMDGIEATRRIAADDDLAGVRILVLTTYDDDEHVVAALRAGASGFMVKDTRPAELLDAIRTVAAGDSLLSPGPTARLIARVLRLPDRPPFSTSPGGGRLACLSDREREVLTLVARGLNNAEAGEALGLSPLTAKTHVSRIMGKIGARDRAQLVIAAYESGLVAPGTER from the coding sequence ATGACCACACCCGAGCCGATCCGGGTGCTGCTCGCCGACGACCAGACGCTCGTACGTGCCGCCTTCGCGATGCTGATCGAGTCGGCTCGCGACATGGAGGTGGTCGGCCAGGCGGGCAACGGCCTGGAGGCGGTCGAGCGGGCCCGCAGCTCCCGGGCCGACGTCATCGTCATGGACATCCGCATGCCGGAGATGGACGGTATCGAGGCCACCCGGCGGATCGCCGCGGACGACGACCTCGCCGGGGTGCGGATCCTGGTGCTGACCACCTATGACGACGACGAGCACGTGGTGGCGGCACTGCGCGCGGGCGCGTCCGGCTTCATGGTCAAGGACACCAGGCCTGCGGAGCTGCTGGACGCGATCCGTACGGTCGCGGCCGGCGACTCGCTGCTGTCGCCCGGTCCGACCGCCCGGCTGATCGCCCGGGTGCTGCGGCTGCCCGACCGCCCGCCGTTCAGCACCTCCCCCGGCGGGGGCCGGCTGGCCTGCCTGTCGGACCGGGAGCGGGAGGTGCTGACCCTGGTCGCCCGCGGGCTGAACAACGCGGAGGCGGGCGAGGCACTGGGCCTGAGCCCGCTTACCGCCAAGACCCATGTGAGCCGGATCATGGGCAAGATCGGCGCCCGCGACCGGGCCCAACTGGTCATCGCCGCCTACGAGTCCGGCCTGGTGGCACCCGGCACCGAGCGCTGA
- the recO gene encoding DNA repair protein RecO, which produces MSLFRDDGIVLRTQKLGEADRIITLLTRRHGRVRAVARGVRRTKSKFGARLEPFTHVDVQFFVRGGELVGRGLPLCTQSETIAPYGSAIVADYDRYTAGTAMLETAERFTDHEGEPAVQQYLLLVGALRTLAAGDHDPRLVLDAFLLRSLAVNGYAPSFDDCAKCGMTGPNRFFSVGAGGVVCGECRVPGSVVPSREALELLGALLGGDWETADACESRHCREGSGLVAAYLQWHLERGLRSLRFVEKQIEKHVEM; this is translated from the coding sequence ATGAGTCTGTTCCGCGACGACGGCATCGTGCTGCGCACCCAGAAGCTGGGTGAGGCGGACCGGATCATCACCCTGCTCACCCGGCGGCACGGCAGGGTCCGCGCGGTGGCCAGGGGGGTGCGGCGGACGAAGTCGAAGTTCGGCGCCCGCCTCGAACCCTTCACGCATGTCGACGTGCAGTTCTTCGTCCGGGGCGGCGAGCTGGTCGGCCGCGGGCTGCCGCTGTGCACCCAGAGCGAGACGATCGCGCCCTACGGCAGTGCGATCGTCGCCGACTACGACCGCTACACCGCGGGCACCGCGATGCTGGAGACCGCCGAGCGCTTCACCGACCACGAGGGCGAGCCGGCGGTGCAGCAGTATCTGCTGCTGGTCGGTGCCCTGCGCACGCTCGCCGCCGGCGACCACGACCCGCGGCTGGTCCTCGACGCCTTCCTGCTGCGTTCGCTGGCCGTCAACGGCTACGCGCCCAGCTTCGACGACTGTGCGAAATGCGGTATGACCGGGCCGAACCGGTTCTTCTCGGTCGGTGCGGGAGGAGTCGTATGCGGCGAGTGCCGTGTACCGGGAAGCGTCGTACCCTCGCGGGAGGCACTGGAACTCCTCGGGGCGCTGCTCGGCGGCGACTGGGAGACCGCCGACGCCTGCGAGTCGCGGCACTGCCGCGAGGGCAGCGGGCTGGTCGCGGCCTACCTCCAGTGGCACCTGGAGCGCGGCCTGCGCTCACTGCGGTTCGTCGAGAAGCAGATCGAGAAGCACGTCGAGATGTAG
- a CDS encoding histidine kinase, with protein sequence MVQATLALALPEAARSHRPDALGWIWLATSAAVLTWRRRAPMWCLLGMVVVVAPYHYMENIQEAPLLSAMVALYSVAVAGPPARTFLVVPTVVGTMATVMSAMGKPTAGAQMLQGAGWIVAVAVAGEVVRMHRNYIAAIMERAERAERTREEEAARRVAEERLRIARDLHDLLAHSITLIGVQTSVAAHILLADPERLDRTAVAGALDNIAETCREARSELRTTLRVLRADSNGPLPDLAGIPSLAKAAEAAGAKVTLALDPEREPVPPAVGAAAYRIIQESLTNAVRHAGGPDPKVRVAVRHRDAALHVCVEDDGPAPVRPPDADRPEGFGIVGMRERARSVGGTFAAGPRTDGTTGFSVTAVLPCAADRQDRADRTERPERPDRHERPERAHRPVAVLSADHQGDPR encoded by the coding sequence CTGGTCCAGGCGACCCTGGCGCTCGCGCTGCCCGAGGCGGCGCGAAGCCACCGCCCCGACGCCCTCGGCTGGATATGGCTGGCGACCAGCGCCGCCGTGCTGACCTGGCGGCGCCGCGCGCCGATGTGGTGCCTGCTCGGCATGGTCGTGGTGGTGGCGCCCTACCACTACATGGAGAACATCCAGGAAGCCCCGCTGCTGTCCGCGATGGTCGCGTTGTATTCGGTGGCGGTCGCGGGGCCGCCGGCCAGGACCTTCCTGGTGGTGCCGACCGTGGTGGGCACGATGGCCACCGTGATGTCGGCGATGGGCAAGCCCACCGCGGGCGCCCAGATGCTGCAGGGCGCCGGGTGGATAGTGGCGGTCGCGGTGGCCGGCGAGGTCGTGCGGATGCACCGCAACTACATCGCCGCGATCATGGAGCGCGCCGAGCGGGCCGAGCGCACCCGGGAGGAGGAGGCGGCGCGGCGGGTCGCCGAGGAGCGGCTGCGGATCGCCCGCGACCTGCACGACCTGCTGGCGCACAGCATCACCCTGATCGGGGTGCAGACCTCGGTGGCCGCGCACATCCTGCTCGCGGACCCGGAAAGGCTGGACCGGACCGCGGTGGCGGGGGCGTTGGACAACATCGCGGAGACCTGCCGGGAGGCGCGCTCGGAGCTGCGCACCACGCTGCGGGTGCTGCGGGCCGACAGCAACGGCCCGCTGCCCGACCTGGCGGGCATCCCCTCGCTGGCCAAGGCCGCCGAGGCGGCCGGGGCCAAGGTCACGTTGGCCCTGGACCCGGAGCGCGAACCGGTGCCGCCCGCGGTGGGCGCGGCGGCCTACCGGATCATCCAGGAGTCGCTGACCAACGCGGTGCGGCACGCGGGCGGCCCCGACCCGAAGGTGCGGGTTGCGGTCAGGCACCGGGACGCCGCACTGCACGTGTGCGTCGAGGACGACGGGCCGGCCCCCGTGCGGCCGCCCGACGCGGACCGGCCGGAGGGCTTCGGGATCGTCGGGATGCGGGAGCGGGCCAGAAGCGTCGGCGGGACGTTCGCCGCGGGCCCGCGGACCGACGGCACGACGGGCTTCTCGGTCACCGCGGTCCTGCCCTGCGCCGCCGACCGGCAGGACCGGGCCGACCGGACCGAACGACCCGAACGACCCGACCGGCACGAGCGGCCGGAAAGGGCCCACCGCCCTGTCGCAGTGCTCAGCGCCGACCACCAGGGGGACCCCAGATGA
- a CDS encoding MMPL family transporter: MIGLWIVVLAVSGVFAGKLNGVKHDDAVDYLPASAQSTQVAKIQKDMSGGSSTDLVLVYDRAGGLTAADRAAADRQTAALEKAYPVVGAAPAAVASKDGRTLIVPVSLAESAGKPQDVVKAVRDRLAADRPAGLTIDVGGQGAAQGDAKEVFASIDGTLLMSTAGVVALLLILTYRSPFLWLVPLGVVGVAAGTAMALVYGMVEAFGLTVSDMSSSVMTVLIFGAGTDYALLLISRYRDELRRVPEPYEAMRAALRGVGPAVLTSAATVVAGLLCLLAADLNSSRGLGPVGAVGIVCSLAAMTTLLPAVLVLLGRRVFWPLIPAHGSESRAGRGVYHRLGTFVVRRPVAVLAASAVAVGALALGIGNLPGALHQDDTFTSAPESVTADHILHRAFPERSTQAITVVVPTGRAAAAKAAVSATTGVAGADTGRSGGGWTEISAYPAAGPDTAGEKDTIKRLRITTAADHGLVGGAGAQRMDTASTSSRDSALVIPLVLAAVFLLLAALLRSLVAPLLLTAAMVGVWGAALGIGGLIFGPVLGFHGVDPGLPLLSFVFLVALGVDYGIFLMHRMREESRAGAGPRRATVAALESTGGVIASAGIVLAATFTVLASLPLVMMVEMGLVIALGVLLDTFVVRTFLVPAATALLGHRVWWPGRPAAGAGVAGAAAPARESTPVGAA; encoded by the coding sequence ATGATCGGCCTGTGGATAGTGGTCCTCGCCGTCTCCGGGGTCTTCGCGGGCAAGCTCAACGGGGTCAAGCACGACGACGCCGTCGACTACCTGCCGGCCAGCGCCCAGTCCACCCAGGTCGCCAAGATCCAGAAGGACATGTCGGGCGGCAGCTCCACCGACCTGGTGCTCGTCTACGACCGGGCCGGCGGCCTGACCGCCGCCGACCGCGCCGCCGCCGACCGGCAGACCGCGGCCCTGGAGAAGGCCTACCCGGTGGTGGGCGCCGCGCCCGCCGCGGTCGCCTCGAAGGACGGCCGCACCCTGATCGTGCCGGTCTCCCTCGCCGAGAGCGCGGGCAAGCCGCAGGACGTCGTCAAGGCCGTCCGCGACCGGCTCGCCGCCGACCGCCCCGCCGGGCTGACGATCGACGTCGGCGGCCAGGGCGCCGCACAGGGCGACGCCAAGGAGGTCTTCGCCAGCATCGACGGCACCCTGCTGATGTCCACCGCGGGCGTCGTCGCGCTGCTGCTGATCCTCACCTACCGCAGCCCCTTCCTGTGGCTGGTGCCGCTGGGCGTCGTCGGCGTCGCCGCGGGCACCGCGATGGCCCTGGTCTACGGCATGGTGGAGGCCTTCGGGCTGACCGTGTCCGACATGAGCTCCTCGGTGATGACCGTGCTGATCTTCGGCGCGGGCACGGACTACGCGCTGCTGCTGATCTCCCGCTACCGCGACGAGCTGCGCCGCGTCCCCGAGCCCTACGAGGCGATGCGCGCCGCCCTGCGCGGCGTCGGCCCCGCCGTGCTCACCTCCGCCGCCACCGTCGTCGCCGGGCTGCTCTGCCTGCTCGCCGCCGACCTCAACAGCAGCCGGGGCCTCGGCCCGGTCGGCGCGGTCGGCATCGTCTGCTCGCTCGCCGCCATGACGACACTGCTGCCCGCCGTGCTCGTCCTGCTCGGGCGCCGGGTCTTCTGGCCGCTGATCCCCGCCCACGGCAGCGAGTCCCGCGCGGGCCGCGGCGTCTACCACCGGCTCGGCACCTTCGTGGTGCGCCGGCCCGTCGCCGTGCTCGCCGCCTCCGCCGTCGCCGTCGGCGCGCTCGCCCTGGGCATCGGCAACCTCCCCGGCGCCCTGCACCAGGACGACACCTTCACCAGCGCGCCCGAGTCGGTCACCGCCGACCACATCCTGCACCGCGCCTTCCCCGAGCGCAGCACCCAGGCGATCACCGTGGTCGTGCCGACCGGCCGCGCGGCCGCCGCGAAGGCCGCCGTCAGCGCCACCACCGGGGTCGCGGGCGCCGACACCGGGCGGTCCGGCGGCGGCTGGACCGAAATCTCCGCCTACCCGGCCGCCGGGCCCGACACCGCGGGGGAGAAGGACACGATCAAGAGGCTGCGGATCACCACCGCCGCCGACCACGGCCTCGTCGGCGGAGCCGGCGCCCAGCGGATGGACACCGCGAGCACCTCCTCGCGGGACAGCGCCCTGGTCATCCCGCTGGTCCTGGCCGCCGTCTTCCTGCTGCTGGCCGCCCTGCTGCGCAGCCTCGTCGCCCCGCTGCTGCTCACCGCGGCCATGGTCGGCGTCTGGGGCGCCGCCCTCGGCATCGGCGGGCTCATCTTCGGCCCCGTCCTCGGCTTCCACGGCGTCGACCCCGGGCTGCCGCTGCTCAGCTTCGTCTTCCTGGTCGCCCTCGGCGTCGACTACGGCATCTTCCTGATGCACCGCATGCGCGAGGAGTCCCGGGCCGGCGCCGGTCCGCGGCGCGCGACGGTGGCCGCGCTGGAGTCCACCGGCGGCGTCATCGCCTCCGCCGGCATCGTCCTCGCCGCCACCTTCACGGTCCTCGCGTCCCTCCCCCTGGTGATGATGGTCGAGATGGGCCTCGTCATCGCCCTCGGCGTCCTCCTCGACACCTTCGTCGTCCGCACCTTCCTCGTGCCCGCCGCCACGGCCCTGCTGGGCCACCGCGTCTGGTGGCCCGGCAGGCCGGCCGCCGGGGCCGGCGTGGCGGGAGCCGCGGCTCCCGCCCGCGAGTCCACCCCGGTGGGCGCCGCATAG
- a CDS encoding TerB family tellurite resistance protein: MTKLGLCIWGVRTSWHTEDDGEFFCPDCGGDRSYHRRTGTRKLTVLNVPLLSRGTAGSVIECAACHRQYGSQVLLCPTTTRFSAMLRDAVHTIALAVLTAGGSAGRPAREAAVGAVRSAGFSDCTEDQLLGLLAAIVADEGRYTASQELGHHSFADCVDGCGSWLSIELHEALEPLADHLAQQGRERVLLQGAHIALADGPYLPAEREVLEAVGRCLSLHTDDIDRLLAAAAATAS; this comes from the coding sequence GTGACGAAGCTGGGGCTGTGTATCTGGGGTGTGCGAACGTCCTGGCACACCGAGGACGACGGTGAGTTCTTCTGCCCCGACTGCGGCGGCGACCGCAGCTACCACCGCAGAACGGGCACCCGCAAGCTCACCGTGCTCAATGTGCCGCTGCTCAGCCGCGGCACCGCCGGCTCGGTGATCGAGTGCGCCGCCTGCCACCGCCAGTACGGCTCGCAGGTGCTGCTCTGCCCCACCACCACCCGCTTCTCCGCGATGCTGCGCGACGCCGTCCACACCATCGCGCTCGCCGTGCTCACCGCGGGCGGCTCCGCCGGCCGCCCGGCCCGCGAGGCGGCCGTCGGCGCGGTCCGCTCGGCCGGCTTCAGCGACTGCACAGAGGACCAGCTGCTCGGCCTGCTCGCCGCGATCGTCGCCGACGAGGGCCGCTACACGGCCTCCCAGGAACTGGGCCACCACTCCTTCGCGGACTGCGTGGACGGCTGCGGCAGCTGGCTGTCGATCGAGCTGCACGAGGCGCTGGAGCCGCTCGCCGACCACCTCGCCCAGCAGGGCCGCGAGCGGGTGCTGCTCCAGGGCGCCCACATCGCGCTGGCCGACGGCCCCTACCTGCCGGCCGAGCGCGAGGTCCTCGAAGCGGTGGGCCGCTGCCTGTCGCTGCACACCGACGACATCGACCGGCTGCTCGCCGCCGCGGCGGCCACCGCGAGCTGA